From a region of the Mytilus galloprovincialis chromosome 3, xbMytGall1.hap1.1, whole genome shotgun sequence genome:
- the LOC143067285 gene encoding uncharacterized protein LOC143067285 isoform X1 produces the protein MNTERLNKLNMLVFKQANIRKMQDAIKSLFDIFHDILEKDFDYGAYYCASEILQRLQSVDQKYWKDIRNLYLHDEYYGYSDGNFSDDEMNNPAKLIMDMLSVLCKCKEGVMEKVEQKTQEMQQLEAKHDEMRNKTTDLYQQLLDEKRENADRKMEFAKLQGKVNLMERMVEEKTNKITELLKDKTVQLSVKEKEKLLENANKKIDELEEEIMEMKASKQRATRRMSCIDDQNKILKLKQERTSYGEDCVDGELGSTDEVQQLKREIYVKDKDIAHLEDQFYSEQKVVLGIIGGIRTDVNILSEKFYIEEEHIRDPDFVKLTKYIDKIYNSATEGRLAIIKNMLPPHYTYYDKELKVKKLRRLSKAASVPHMIPPEINRTPLPTIGAALGTLGSRTSNGQITSIPETPTPTRKLDVVCENPVIINPGTGRINSMVYLMHFPHMAQNFVLDHWKKFKEYDTDNDSSLDLLEVTKILQNIGCQYTPDQIEEAIEEVDRDNSHTLDFFEYLLVVDKITKKSGKGKLFQSGLKQNQEASKACVIQ, from the exons ATGAATACTGAG AGGTTAAACAAGTTAAACATGCTGGTATTCAAGCAAGCCAACATTAGAAAGATGCAGGACGCTATAAAAAGTCTGTTTGACATCTTCCATGATATACTGGAGAAGGATTTTGATTATGGAGCATACTATTGTGCAAGCGAAATACTACAAAGGTTACAGAGTGTG GACCAGAAATACTGGAAAGATATCCGTAACCTGTATCTGCATGATGAGTATTATGGGTATAGTGATGGGAACTTCTCCGACGATGAAATGAACAATCCTGCCAAGTTAATTATGGATATGTTATCTGTACTGTGTAAATGTAAAGAGGGAGTCATGGAAAAAGTTGAG CAAAAAACCCAAGAAATGCAGCAGTTGGAAGCTAAACATGATGAAATGAGAA ATAAAACAACAGATTTGTATCAACAATTACTTGATGAGAAGAGGGAGAATGCTGATAGAAAGATGGAATTTGCTAAGTTACAGGGAAAAGTTAACCTGATGGAAAGAATGGTGgaagagaaaacaaataaaattacagA GCTACTGAAAGACAAAACTGTGCAATTATCTGTAAAAGAAAAGGAGAAATTGTtagaaaatgcaaataaaaa gATTGACGAATTGGAGGAAGAAATAATGGAGATGAAAGCCAGTAAACAAAGAGCAACACGGAGGATGTCT TGTATAGATGATCAAAACAAGATTTTGAAATTGAAACAGGAAAGAACAAGCTATGGAG AGGATTGTGTGGATGGTGAACTAG GAAGTACAGATGAAGTacaacaattaaaacgagaaatcTATGTTAAAGATAAG GATATAGCTCATTTAGAGGATCAGTTTTACTCAGAACAAAAAGTAGTCTTGGGTATAATTGGTGGGATCAGAACTGATGTCAA TATTTTGAGTGAAAAGTTTTACATAGAAGAAGAACATATCAGGGATCCAGACTTcgttaaattgacaaaatatattgACAAGATTTATAACAGTGCTACTGAGGGACGGCTTGCTATCATAAAGAACATGTTACCACCACATTATACATACTATGACAAG gaactaaaagttaaaaaattAAGACGATTGTCTAAAGCAGCATCAGTACCCCATATGAT ACCTCCAGAGATTAATAGGACACCACTACCTACAATTGGTGCTGCACTGGGAACATTAGGTAGTAGGACTAGCAATGGGCAAATTACCAGTATACCAGAAACACCTACTCCAACAAGAAAGTTAGatgttgttt GTGAGAATCCAGTGATAATTAATCCAGGTACAGGTAGAATCAACAGCATGGTATACCTCATGCACTTTCCTCATATGGCACAAAATTTT GTCCTTGATCATtggaaaaaatttaaagaatatgaTACAGATAATGATTCATCATTAGATCTCCTGGAG GTAAcaaaaattttgcaaaatatagGATGCCAGTATACTCCAGATCAAATTGAG GAAGCAATAGAAGAAGTAGACAGAGACAATTCACACACACTGGACTTCTTTGAATATTTACTAGTGGTAgataaaatcaccaaaaaatcAG GAAAGGGTAAATTATTTCAATCGGGCTTAAAACAGAACCAGGAGGCATCCAAGGCTTGTGTTATACAGTGA
- the LOC143067285 gene encoding uncharacterized protein LOC143067285 isoform X2 — protein sequence MNTERLNKLNMLVFKQANIRKMQDAIKSLFDIFHDILEKDFDYGAYYCASEILQRLQSVDQKYWKDIRNLYLHDEYYGYSDGNFSDDEMNNPAKLIMDMLSVLCKCKEGVMEKVEQKTQEMQQLEAKHDEMRNKTTDLYQQLLDEKRENADRKMEFAKLQGKVNLMERMVEEKTNKITELLKDKTVQLSVKEKEKLLENANKKIDELEEEIMEMKASKQRATRRMSCIDDQNKILKLKQERTSYGGSTDEVQQLKREIYVKDKDIAHLEDQFYSEQKVVLGIIGGIRTDVNILSEKFYIEEEHIRDPDFVKLTKYIDKIYNSATEGRLAIIKNMLPPHYTYYDKELKVKKLRRLSKAASVPHMIPPEINRTPLPTIGAALGTLGSRTSNGQITSIPETPTPTRKLDVVCENPVIINPGTGRINSMVYLMHFPHMAQNFVLDHWKKFKEYDTDNDSSLDLLEVTKILQNIGCQYTPDQIEEAIEEVDRDNSHTLDFFEYLLVVDKITKKSGKGKLFQSGLKQNQEASKACVIQ from the exons ATGAATACTGAG AGGTTAAACAAGTTAAACATGCTGGTATTCAAGCAAGCCAACATTAGAAAGATGCAGGACGCTATAAAAAGTCTGTTTGACATCTTCCATGATATACTGGAGAAGGATTTTGATTATGGAGCATACTATTGTGCAAGCGAAATACTACAAAGGTTACAGAGTGTG GACCAGAAATACTGGAAAGATATCCGTAACCTGTATCTGCATGATGAGTATTATGGGTATAGTGATGGGAACTTCTCCGACGATGAAATGAACAATCCTGCCAAGTTAATTATGGATATGTTATCTGTACTGTGTAAATGTAAAGAGGGAGTCATGGAAAAAGTTGAG CAAAAAACCCAAGAAATGCAGCAGTTGGAAGCTAAACATGATGAAATGAGAA ATAAAACAACAGATTTGTATCAACAATTACTTGATGAGAAGAGGGAGAATGCTGATAGAAAGATGGAATTTGCTAAGTTACAGGGAAAAGTTAACCTGATGGAAAGAATGGTGgaagagaaaacaaataaaattacagA GCTACTGAAAGACAAAACTGTGCAATTATCTGTAAAAGAAAAGGAGAAATTGTtagaaaatgcaaataaaaa gATTGACGAATTGGAGGAAGAAATAATGGAGATGAAAGCCAGTAAACAAAGAGCAACACGGAGGATGTCT TGTATAGATGATCAAAACAAGATTTTGAAATTGAAACAGGAAAGAACAAGCTATGGAG GAAGTACAGATGAAGTacaacaattaaaacgagaaatcTATGTTAAAGATAAG GATATAGCTCATTTAGAGGATCAGTTTTACTCAGAACAAAAAGTAGTCTTGGGTATAATTGGTGGGATCAGAACTGATGTCAA TATTTTGAGTGAAAAGTTTTACATAGAAGAAGAACATATCAGGGATCCAGACTTcgttaaattgacaaaatatattgACAAGATTTATAACAGTGCTACTGAGGGACGGCTTGCTATCATAAAGAACATGTTACCACCACATTATACATACTATGACAAG gaactaaaagttaaaaaattAAGACGATTGTCTAAAGCAGCATCAGTACCCCATATGAT ACCTCCAGAGATTAATAGGACACCACTACCTACAATTGGTGCTGCACTGGGAACATTAGGTAGTAGGACTAGCAATGGGCAAATTACCAGTATACCAGAAACACCTACTCCAACAAGAAAGTTAGatgttgttt GTGAGAATCCAGTGATAATTAATCCAGGTACAGGTAGAATCAACAGCATGGTATACCTCATGCACTTTCCTCATATGGCACAAAATTTT GTCCTTGATCATtggaaaaaatttaaagaatatgaTACAGATAATGATTCATCATTAGATCTCCTGGAG GTAAcaaaaattttgcaaaatatagGATGCCAGTATACTCCAGATCAAATTGAG GAAGCAATAGAAGAAGTAGACAGAGACAATTCACACACACTGGACTTCTTTGAATATTTACTAGTGGTAgataaaatcaccaaaaaatcAG GAAAGGGTAAATTATTTCAATCGGGCTTAAAACAGAACCAGGAGGCATCCAAGGCTTGTGTTATACAGTGA